Below is a window of Hydrogenovibrio crunogenus DNA.
CTTCTCTTGCCGTTTTGACAACTTGTTCATGACCTTTTGTCAAAAGATCGACCATTTTCATGGCGTCAGGAATGTCTTCTACTTCTTGAATCGAAGTCAGTTTTGCAAAAGCTTTATAAGTTCCCGGAGCAACGACATCCAATGTTCGGATACGTTCGGCAATATCATCAACAGCGATCGCAAGCTCTGTGTAATGTTCTTCAAACATCAGATGCAGTTCACGAAACTGGGGTCCGGTGACATTCCAATGGAAGTAGTGTGTTTGTAAGTACAAAGTATAGGAATCAGCTAATAAACGCTTTAATCCTTCTGCCGTATTCAAACGATCTTTTTCAATAATTCCAATATCGATATCACTCATTTCTGACTCCTTATAGGTTGTTTAGAATGAATAACCTGCCTTTATGAGTATAAGTTCTG
It encodes the following:
- a CDS encoding Dps family protein, encoding MSDIDIGIIEKDRLNTAEGLKRLLADSYTLYLQTHYFHWNVTGPQFRELHLMFEEHYTELAIAVDDIAERIRTLDVVAPGTYKAFAKLTSIQEVEDIPDAMKMVDLLTKGHEQVVKTAREVLKVAEEANDESSAALVSDRMRVHEKTAWMLRATRQ